One Pseudomonas abieticivorans genomic region harbors:
- a CDS encoding response regulator transcription factor, translating into MTDETQVESEELPHLLLVDDDATFTRVMARAMARRGFRVSTAGSAEEGLALALADIPDYAALDLKMEGDSGLVLLPKLLELDPEMRVVILTGYSSIATAVEAIKRGACNYLCKPADADDVLAALLSEHADLDTLVPENPMSVDRLQWEHIQRVLTEHEGNISATARALGMHRRTLQRKLQKRPVRR; encoded by the coding sequence ATGACTGATGAAACCCAGGTCGAAAGCGAAGAGCTGCCGCACCTGCTGCTGGTCGACGACGACGCCACCTTTACCCGGGTAATGGCCCGTGCCATGGCCCGCCGCGGTTTTCGCGTAAGCACCGCAGGCTCGGCCGAAGAAGGCCTGGCGCTGGCCCTGGCGGACATCCCCGACTACGCGGCGCTAGACCTGAAAATGGAAGGCGACTCGGGCCTGGTGCTACTGCCCAAGCTGCTGGAGCTGGACCCAGAGATGCGCGTGGTGATCCTGACCGGTTATTCGAGCATCGCCACGGCGGTCGAAGCCATCAAGCGCGGCGCCTGCAACTACCTGTGCAAGCCGGCCGACGCCGACGACGTGTTGGCCGCCTTGCTGTCCGAACACGCGGACCTGGACACCCTGGTGCCGGAAAACCCCATGTCGGTGGACCGCTTGCAGTGGGAACACATCCAGCGCGTGCTCACCGAGCACGAAGGCAACATCTCCGCCACTGCCCGCGCCCTGGGCATGCATCGCCGCACCTTGCAGCGCAAGCTTCAGAAACGTCCGGTCCGGCGCTGA